From the Macrobrachium nipponense isolate FS-2020 chromosome 17, ASM1510439v2, whole genome shotgun sequence genome, the window CAGGTCTTGCGACAACCTTCATAAGCAGAAGTGTGATGTCAGGTCCTGCAACAACCTTCCTAAGCACAGGTTTAATGTCAGGTCTTGCAACAACCTTCGTAAGCAGAGATCTATCGTCTTGTCTTGCGACAACCTTCGTAAGCAGAGGTCTATCGTCAGGTCTTGCGACAACCTTCATAAGCAGAGGTTTATCGTCAGGTCCTGCGACAACCTTCCTAAGCAGAGATTTATTTTCAGGTCCTGCGACAACCTTCCAAAGCAGAGGTTTATTGTCAGGTCTTGCAACAACCTTCGCAAGCAGAGGTCTATCATCTTGTCCTGCGACAACCTTCGTAAGCAGAGGTCTATCGTCAGGTCTTGCGACAACCTTTGTAAGCAGAGGTTTATTGTCAGGTCTTGCGACAACCTTCGTAAGCAGAAGTTTATTGTCAGGTCTTGCAACAACCTTCGTAAGGAGAGGTCTATCGTCTTGTTTTGCGACAACCCTCGTAAGCAGAGGTTTATTGTCTTGTTTTGCGACAACCTTCGTAAGCAGAGGTCTATTGTCAGGTCTTGCGACAACCTTTGTAAGCAAGGATCTATTGTCAGGTCTTGCAACAACCTTCGTAAACAGAGGTCTATCGTCTTGTCTTGTGACAACCTTCATAAGCAGAGGTTTATTGCCAGGTCTTGCCATAACCTTCGTAAGCGGAGGTTTATCGTCTTGTCTTGCGACAACCTTCGTAAGCAGAGGTTTATTGTCAGGTCTTACAGCAACCTTTGTAAGCAGAGGTTAATCATCAGGTTTTGAGGCAACCTTCGCAAGCAGAGGTCTATCGTCTTGTCTTGCGACAACCTTCGTAAGCAGAGATCTATCGTCTTGTCTTGCGACAACCTTCGTAAGCAGATGTCTATCGTCAGGTCTTGCGACAACCTTCATAAGCAGAAGTGTGATGTCAGGTCCTGCGACAACCTTCCTAAGCACAGGTTTAATGTCAGGTCTTGCAACAACCTTCGTAAGCAGAGATCTATCGTCTTGTCTTGCGACAACCTTCGTAAGCAGAGGTCTATCGTCAGGTCTTGCGACAACCTTCATAAGCAGAGGTTTATCGTCAGGTCCTGCGACAACCTTCCTAAGCAGAGATTTATTTTCAGGTCCTGCGACAACCTTCCTAAGCAGAGGTTTATTGTCAGGTCTTGCAACAACCTTCGCAAGCAGAGGTCTATCATCTTGTCCTGCGACAACCTTCGTAAGCAGAGGTCTATCGTCAGGTCTTGCGACAACCTTCATAAGCAGAGGTTTATCGTCATGTCCTGCGACAGCCTTCCTAATCAGAGGTTTATTGTCAGGTCTTGCGACAACCTTCGTAAGCAGAGGTCTATCGTCTTGTCTTGCTACAACCTTTGTAAGCAGAGGTCTATCGTCTTGTCTTGCGACAACCTTCCTAAACAGAGGTCTATCGTCAGGTCTTGCGACAACCTTCGTAAGCAGAGGTTTATCACCAGGTCTTGCCATAACCTTCGTAAGCAGAGGTTTATCGCCAGGTCTTGCGACAGCCTTCGTAAGCAGAGGTTTATCATCAGGTCTTGCGATAACCTTCGTAAGCAGAGGTTTATTGTCAGGTCTTGCGACAACCTTCATAAGCAGTGGATTTTCGTCAGGTCCTGTGACAACCTTCCTAAGCAGAGGTTTATTGTCAGGTCTTGCGACAACCTTCGTAAGCAGAGGTTTATCGTCAGGTCTTGCGATAACCTTCGTAAGCAGAGGTTTATTGTCAGGTCTTGCGACAACCTTCGTAAGCAGAGGTTTATCGTCAGGTCTTGCGATAACCTTTGTAAGCCGAGCTTTATCGTTAGGTCCTGCGACAACCTTCCTAAGCAGAGGTTTATTGTCAGGTCTTGTGACAACATTCTTAAGCAGAGGTCTATCGTCTTGTCTTCCGACAACCTTCATAAGCAGAGGTCTATCGTCAGGTCTTGCGACAACCTTCATAAGCAGAGGTTTATCGTCAGGTCCTGCGACAACCTTTCTAAGCCGAGGTTTATTGTCAGGTCTTGCGACAACCTGCGTAAGCAGAGGTCTATCGTCTTGACTTGCGACAACCTTTGTAAGCAGAGGTCTATCGTTAGGTCTTGCGATAACCTTCGTAATCAGAGGTCTATCTTCAGGTCTTGTGACAACCTTTGTAAGCAGAGGTCTATCGTTAGGTCTTGCGACAACCTTCCCAAGCAGAGGTATATCGTCAGGTCTTGCGACAACCTTCATAAGCAGAGGTTTATCATCAGGTCTTGCGATAACCTTCATAAGCAGAGGTTTATCGTCAGGTCTTGGGACAAACTTTGTAAGCAGAGGTTTGTTGTCAGGTCTTGCTATAACCTTCGTAAGCAGAGGTTTATCGTCAGGTCTTGCATAAACCTACTTCTCTGTCCCGAAAGGAAAACTTGGAAAATTTAGTTTGCACAAATCATACCTAACCCGCCCCCCAACCTTCCGGTCTCGTTTCGTCAACATTGTTAATCCACTCACTCATAATGGCAAATAAGTCTTGTTAGGATCTAGGTATACACACCAATTTTACCAATCTGATGAGAAGACGAAGTTAGGAGCAAGTTATCTGTATGCAACCAAATCACAAAGAAGTAAGACGCAgaactttttttcattctattttctcAATAGCGAGGACTTAAGAAAAGTTGCCGTGAGCTGtgacatgaaaaatattttgaatatgagATGCAGTCATGGTAAGCAGTGAGAAGATTACGTATACTTAACTGGAagtgacattttcatttttagtaaAACATTGTTGACTTTTCAGAAACCTTGTTGATATACAGGGCTCTGATTTCAACCTAGTAGATAGACAAAGTGGGAAGGCGCTGGCCGTTCGATTAAAACAATACAATTATGGTGTAAGAATTGGTAATACGTCAGCCTAAGTTTATGCAGTACAATATAAAACGCTAATGAAATTTTACCCATAGGTATTTCAAAACAAATAGCTCATTAAGCATTACCACTGTTCGTAATTGTTAGCATTGTGTGCATTTTTAgcatctttttctttcttaccCCGAGGTCTTCTcgggaatatttttttccttgacaCTTggacctgaaccctgatgaggtgtagactTATATGAAAGCGCTCTGTTCAagtcttttatttttacctttgtatatatatatatatatatatatatatatatatatacatacatacatatatctatacaaagtaaagatagatagatgatatatatatctatatatatatataatatatatatatatatatatatatatatatatatatatatatatgcagaagccaggtactatgtcgtacctctaagtaaatggggatacaatccacaataaaatagtttaaaatatatattcttgtaaaggattaaagctttcgaccatcaactgtggtcttgttcactaaagtgtgatatgtcacctcaaggaactaacaagtaagagcacaaacatttgaaaaaaccaCGGttggtaacaagctagttcatgtTATGAATGATTAGGCGGTTGAGCCCtcattctttccagaattcgtcttgatcttcgtgggggaatgtttctattatcAACTGCTTGTtttatggtggttgggtggtttgttggagaaatgacctgagtggagtaaacaggagaggaagcagcatcgttattggcacatatatttctaaaatttgaaattttccctttcctacatatctcttcacaaatagcagtattttctgtaatgccagtattacctacaaaggtctcgtttaatgaaattaacgccccttctactactcgtctcaaagtccggtcgttacatgcaaaaacaacctttgtacctttaaaatttattgcgtggtttccCTCCCATGTATGttgagcataccgaatatgtgatccccagttcattgacgccgaaataaatttcttggtagctaggtttactaaactgtgttacccaaagttttttatactacagtctatctaaagctagatcgatgttttacgcccctcgtGATATAACTGagaaggcagattttaaggcatctcttgctcttccttacaatagagaacttaataaattttctaggcagcttaaaggaaaaaagaactgcttcaacgtagtttttcagtacaacagtacaatcaagaagaaactcattaaaaataatccgggtaatagagagaatgtagtagtatatgtaataccttgtagtgattgcaatgaatgttacgtgggagaaagcggacgttccattgataagagaagggaagaacacgttgctgcttgcagaaagggaagttcatacagtgcaattgcgcaacatacatgggagggaaaccacgcaataaattttaaaggtacaaaggttgtttttgcatgtaacgaccggactttgagacgagtagtagaaggggcgttaatttcattaaacgagacctttgcaggtaatactggcattacagaaaatactgctatttgtgaagagatatgtaggaaagggaaaatttcaaattttagaaatatatgtgccaataacgatgctgcttcctctcctgtttactccactcaggtcatttctccaacaaaccacccaaccaccatagaacaagcagttgataatagaaacattcccccacgaagatcaagacgaattctggaaagaatgaGGGCTCAACCGCCTAATCATTCATAacatgaactagcttgttaccaaccgttgttttttcaaatgtttgtgctcttacttgttagttccttgaggtgacatatcacactttagtgaacaagaccacagttgatggtcgaaagctttaatcctttacaagaatatatattttgaactaCTTTATGTGGATTGTattcctcattatatatatatatatatatatatatatatatatttatatatatatatatatacatacatatatctataacaaagtaaagtatttatatagatatatatatatatatatattttttttttaatatttaaaatttttttaaatatatatatattatatatatatatatatattatatacatacatatatcatacaaaaggtaaagatcaatatatatatatatattatacatatatatataatatatatatatatcttaactatataaatatatatatatatatatatatcatattatatatatatatatattattcatatatatatattatatatatattatatattatatatatctttcacgtCACGGGCTGATAAAAGttatttgggatatatatatatatatatatatatatatatatatatatatatatatatatatatatgaaactactttattgtgttattgtatcctcatatatatatatatatatatatagatatatatatatatatatatatatatatatatatatatatatatatatatatatatatatatatatatatatatatatatatatatatatatatatacatatatatgtatatatatacatatatatgtatatatatactatatatgatagtatatatatatatatatatatatatatatatatatatatatcccaagtaACTTTTATCAGCCCGTGacgtgaataaaataataaattctcgGCCCTTTCAATTTGGAATTTGAGAACTTGAAAGCGAATTCTCATAACAACGTCTCGATTCGTACTGACAGATCCCAAAGCCgcatttgaatattattttgaaatctcTGTGTATCAAAAGTTCCTCAAAGCGGCGAAGTGCAGTAGCTTTCGGCGAGCGCAAAGAAGTGGCCCCAGTCAGGAACAGGCTCCTTTTAGGACGGAACAGTCGAACTGTCGATATATAGTAGTACATCCGGGTACCaccggcgggagagagagagagagagagagagagagagagagagagtccgacaGTAAGTAGTCTGTCCCCCCAGTGGCTTTGGTCTGTAGTCGTATCAGGACTTAAGTTGTGGAAGCTTGTGATTACTGTGTTATAAAGGAATCTACTCTTCCCTGTCTTATAAAGGGACCTCCTGACCTCTGTGTTATAAAGGAATCTACCGTTCTGTGTTATACACGGACCTCCTGGCCTCTGTGTTATAAAGGAATCTACCGTTCTGTGTTATACACGGACCTCCTGGCCTCTGTGTTATATGGGAACCTCCTGACCTCTGTGTTATAAAAGAATCTGCAGCTGTGTTATGAAGAGACCTCCTGACCTCTGTGTTATAAAGGAACCTATTGCTGTGTTATAAATGGACATCCTGACCTCTATGTTATAAAGGAATCAACTGCTCTGTGTTTAAAGGACCTCCTGATCTCTGTCTTATAGAGGAATCTGCTGCTCTGTGTTATAAATGGACCTCCTGACTTCTGTGTTATAGAGGAATCTATTGCTGTCTTATAAAGGGACCTCTTGACCTCTGTGTTATAAAGGGACCTCTTCATGACCTCTGTGTTATAAAGAACTCTACTGATCTCTGTGTTATAAAAAGAATGCGGACCCCTGTGCTATGAAGTGGCCACCTGATCTCTGTGTTATAAATGAATCAACTGATCTCTGTGTTATAAAATCTTTACGAAAACTgtgtaataaaacaatatatacaattctgtgaaattttttttctagaactgAATTTTGATAAAGCTTTTGGCAGCTTGTAAACTGTGAAAGAAAAGATCACCACCCAACTGGTTATAGTGAATAAACTATAAAAGCTGGAAATTACGTTTCGAAGCCATacaagaattattattttatacaagAATGTGCGCGTGGTCTCAGCTTCATCTGGGGTCCACAGATAAACAGGTTGGTATCGTAACTCTGACGTATGAATTACGACAGTCTATGCTTCGATAATTAAATATTGCCACAGGTGTGACAGTCGCAAGAATTCAGAGTAATGCAATGtatttgttattcatattttatttgtataattacttatttacttatttgttttgcaGTACGTCGAACATATTAGCTACTTTGTGTCAAGTTACTAAATCGGGGGCATTTTTGGACATACCGACATGGGCATATCTACGGAATGTGATACAACGATACCTTTTGTAGCAAAAAACCAGACACAAAAGATGATACGAGTAGAACTACTTCGAGATCTTGTAGGCAGAACTTCACAGACATAACTACAGAAGTGATACAATAGTTGACACAAGCAAGACGACTACAACTACATCAGAGAATTTGTATGCATATCTACACAGGCAGGCATACCTACAGAAGCGATACAAAGTTGCCCTTGTCAGCTCCAAAAAGCAGATATATTCAAGACGGAAAATGATTGCAAAAATGCCTTTATCAACCcaaaaatagacaaaaacaaGAGGAACTGAACTACGTCAGATATATTTCACGGCATATCTACGCAGGTACATTACGGAAAATGATGGCAAATTTCCTCTGCCAACCCAAAAATAGGCAAAAACAGGAGGAACTGAACTACATTAGAGAAATTTCATGGCATATCTACGCAGACACAATACAAAAAATTATGCCAAATTACCTTTgtatgcctaaaaaaaaaaaaaaaaaaaaaaaaaaaaaaaaaaaaaaaaaaaaaaaaaaaaaaaaaaaaaaaaaaaaagagagagagagagaactaggagTCTAGTTCAGCAAAAATCCTTCAGAACTCTATCTCCGACTGAGGGCAGGACAGCCGTCGACTTTACCGGCTgttggtgagtgttaaaactatcatTCTTTTGCCATCAGGGGCGGACGTGGGACTAGCCAGGGTGCTCCACTAAATTTGGGGGCAATAAGATACAATTCAGATATGGTAATCTTCGTAAGGGGATATGAAATCAATATGCTTTGCGAGTCAGACTTGTGAACAAACGTGTGTGCTGAATCGAAATTAAGTGTTAAATTTCCATGTAGATAAATTTTTGCTCGTCGTAGATACCCCATGGCGCCCCCCCTCCCCGGCTCAAAATGAAACCCCTCCCTCTACCCCAATGCAACCCTACTTTACGAGAGTAAAGTAGGGCTGTGGAGGCCTTCCAAAAACCGGTACGCGAAATATCGGTTGCGTTTTTCGTTCGCGAATCAcgaaaaatagttaaaatataaTATGGCGGTCGGAAAAAAATATAGAGTATAAGCGTTCCTGAAATGAGTAGATAAGAGGTTAATTCTAATGTAATAATGGGAAAATTGGAGATTATTCGTTTTTTAGAAGTTTCGATTTTTTTTAGCAACTTAAGACCGTGGCATAAACGCTTACATCATTCAAAGGCCCGGTTGGAAAGCGAGGTTTAGGTTCCAATATTTTGTGCTTGTGATGAGCCGTTCAATTAAACTCtttaaaaaaatctaacattctcgATTGAAactttactttattcattatggttttatgtacagccctgcACAGGGATGGCGTGGCtttgtacgttttcaaaataaggtgctgcttatttttttataaattgtcttttagtgttttgtcGTCAAAACGggagagtctttagttctttATAAATTTGCAGACCTACAGAAGGGATGGCGCGGCCTTATACGTTCTCAGAATAAAATGCTGcttattattgtaaaaataaattgtcttTTAGTATTTTCTCGTCAGCATTGTAGCTCCAGaatctttagttcttttttaaatttactttctACTTATATTACTTTCATTGCGGGCGGTATTTTGTCGTGTAGTCTCGGAATATTATTTAGTCTAGAGCCATgaccagtattattatttttccgcCTTTGACATTTCTTCTTCGTATTAGTATGCATTCTTGACATTTGCGTCTAGCTCACCTAGACACATTTTATGTTAAATTGTTCGTACGACTGAAGATGAACACAGGGTAGGGTTCGAAAACTTTTATAATatagttttctataaaattttaccaCTGCTACCATCAGGATATTATAGTGGAGCTTAAAGAACATGCATTTATTgccatcattatattttttacgtttcaattaggtttttttttataaacaccaaAAAACCATTCGTCGATATATTTCCGGATGACTGATGTACGACAATGTGTATATTATAGTAGACCATAAAGAACATGCACTTATTGCCatcattatattttatgtttcaaaTTCATTTTATAAACTTCAAAAAACCAATATTTTCGGATGACTGATATACGACAATGTGTAGGTATATTATTATGGACTTTAAAGAACATGCACTTATTGgcatcattattttttgtttattttttttttttttcatataaacttCAAACAACCAATCGCCGATATATTTCCGGATGACTGATGTACGACAATGTGTAAATACGCCAATAATGCGATCGGTATCATTCGTTGATGGGTATTAGACCTCTCATCAATGTAATTGATATTTATGCAGCTTTGGTTTGAGATGCATATTAGCTATTCATGAATAAGGCAACGAAACTGTTTACCAACAAAGCTGCCGAATCGACATTATATCGTCATCTCGACCCATTTTAATTCAAAATTCTCATTCaaacatttttcattcataaaaaatttatgttgggaaatttatttctgataaaTGAAAGTCTGGGATATACTTTTTTTCATATAGTGTAATTTTTATTGAAGTATGTATTAGATACGTTATCGAATGtattcgtgtgtgtatatacggtgtattaaaacatatgtatatacatacatatatatatacatatatatatatgtgtatatatatatatatatatatatatatatatatatatatatatatatatatatatatatatatatagtatatatatatatatatatatatatatatatatagtatatatatgtatatatatagatatatatatactataatatatatatatatatatatatatatatatatatacatgatatcatatatatatatatatatatatatatatactatatatatatatatatatatatatatatatatatataatatatatatatatatatatacggtatatgtctatctactgtaattttttaagtgCATTGTTTTGtccgtattttttattattagatatgtCGAATGTATTCTTGGTGATATACAAGGTGTAttaaaacatactatatatattatatatatatatatatatatatatatatatatatatatatatatatatattcatatataaatgtacgaatgtatatatatgtaaaaatgtatgaatgtatacatacattcatacatacatacacatttgaaCGAAGTTGATGAGTTACGCGGTAGTGATAAactggaaaatgagagagagagagagagagagagagagagagagagagaggactggtgGTTCAGGTGGCACTTGGATCCTTTGACAAATTCGGTGTCATAAGCGTCCGTCCTgggcacttttttattttttttttttacatggaactTCAAATGGACAATTGGTCGtttttctatctttatttattttggtgtttatggcgaagcggtgcactgtaagcgttACAACTTAGTGTTTACAGGGTTTAaaccttttacttgacctccgcTCGAACTATCTCTCTTCgaaccttgctgtccaaccactccaactctcccTCATTAACTACTGAACAGCTGAAACCCAAATTTAAATCCATTTCGTGAATCATGGATCTGTGTGTTAGTGTGTCATGAATaacgcattatttatttatttatttatttataataataataataataataataataataataataataataataataataatcattattattattattactattattattattattattatttattattattattattattattattattattattattattattattattattatttgaagccTAAATCAAACCAATggaaccactgacttgaaaatgaagCTTCCAAAAAATGCTGGTACCAACCTCCTACCGCAACAGATCACGATACCAGTGAATTGCCCATCGCCTTTTGGGAGGGGGCCCCGTCCGCGAACTCTCGACGTCCGAGCAGAatgtcacgacactaaccaccataGGCCACCAACCATATCAGAGTCCAGTAATGACGGTATATTAAGTGTGATCTGTCATATTCGCGGATAGAATTGATGAACGGAATATTGTGATGCAGTTTTGATGGCGTTTTCTGAGTAGATTTGTCATTGGTAGTGTTTGCTGTGATGAATTGATGATATACGTGGGAGGGAAAGGcagtgcgtgtatgtgtatgtatatatatgtatcatacatatacatatctacatatgcatatgaatatatacatctatacacatatgtaaatataatatatatgtatatatacatgtagatataattatgtatatgtatttatgtgtgtatatctacacacacacacacacacacacacacacacacatatatatatatatatatatatatatatatatatatcatatatatatatatatataatatatatatatatatgcgtaatatgtatatatagtgatatatattgtatatatatatatatactatatatatatatatatatatatatatatatatatatatatatatatacatatatatacatattacgcaatatatatatatatatatatatatatatatatatatatatctatatatatatatatatatatatatatatatagtatgtatgtatgtatatatatatatatatatatatatatatatatatatatgtatgtgtatatatatatatatatatatatatatataatatatatatatatgtatgtatgtatgtatatatatagtatatatatatatatagatataatatatatatatatatatatatatatatatatatatatatatacgtatatctatatctatgtaaatatatatatatatatatatatatatatatatatatatttatatatatatgtgtgtgtgtgtatatatatatatatatatatatatatatatatatatatatatatatatatatatatatatatattgcgtatatatgtatgtatatgtatatatatatatatatatataatcatgtatatatatatatatatatatatatatatatatatatatatatacgtatatctatatctatgtatatatatatatatatatatatatatatatatatatatgtatatatatatatatagtatatatatatttatagatatatatatatatatatatatatatatatattatatatatattgcgtatatatgtgtgtatgtatatatttatatatataatatatatatatatatatatatatatatatatatatatatatatatatatatatatatatagatatatgatatatatatatatatatatatatatatatatatctatatatatatatatatatatatattatatatatatatatatctatctatatatatatatatatatatatatatatatatatatatatatatatatatatatatatatatatatatgtatatatatatatatatctatatatatagatatatgtatatagaatagatatagatatagagtatagatatagatatagatatagatatagatatagatatatatatatatatatatatatatatatatatatatatatatatatatatatatatatatatatatatatatatatatatatatatatatatatatatatataatacatagactagatatagatatagatatatctatctatatctatatctatcatctatatctatatctatatctatatctatatctactctatatatatatatatatatatatagtagatatagatatagatatagatatatatatatatatgtatatatatatgtattatatagtatgtatatatatatataatatatatatatatatatatatatatatatatatatatatatatatatatatatatatatatattgcaatacactccctgaacacctgaattagccctggtcactgaccagcccgaactatatccccacatatttacccactaagtgggtaattttaactgtcagtgttaccaacgctgcaggtaaaatctagtcaaatgagttacctgtgtaaCCGTTGGCagcgctgccgcaaatacctgccaccagtggcctgtctcctcattcctcaattgttttttgttcgccttgctgtgcggatcagtcccacatcaggcgaacttttggtcatttagcccgaccccactcagagttttcgcatcttggttacaaactacgaattttcccgtttcactttggatagctactttgtactcgctaaggataagttaggaaataaacGTCATCGCCCTCTACAAACgcctcgacgatcgagccttctactgctggatatgtgggtgctcatcggctctaaataacgttgtcgccgactgcaaacgcctctgcttctacttcatctacagtttgacgatcgagccttctactgctggatatgttggtgacTCATCGActctgcacgcccttcaagcgtaggatgagtacccgcacacatgatcgacgttcttttcgttatttcgtgtagaaagtttagtgcaatactagtcagagatgtttgtcttggtcaggagacaacgaaatattagttagttattccagaaattagtggacaggttatcatatagtatgttaagcatatttctagcc encodes:
- the LOC135196472 gene encoding transcriptional regulatory protein AlgP-like, which encodes MARPGNKPLLMKVVTRQDDRPLFTKVVARPDNRSLLTKVVARPDNRPLLTKVVAKQDNKPLLTRVVAKQDDRPLLTKVVARPDNKLLLTKVVARPDNKPLLTKVVARPDDRPLLTKVVAGQDDRPLLAKVVARPDNKPLLWKVVAGPENKSLLRKVVAGPDDKPLLMKVVARPDDRPLLTKVVARQDDRSLLTKVVARPDIKPVLRKVVAGPDITLLLMKVVARPDDRHLLTKVVARQDDRSLLTKVVARQDDRPLLAKVASKPDD